From a region of the Candidatus Amarolinea dominans genome:
- a CDS encoding dipeptide ABC transporter ATP-binding protein translates to MSTNGSVKSDDYILRVDGLKMHFPITQGIIFQKQVGAIKAVDGLNFNIKRGETLGLVGESGCGKSTTGRSILQLYRPTAGHVFFEDKDLTALKGEDLRRQRRQMQMIFQDPYASLNPRMTVGSIVGEPLDVHNVGDKQSRRNRVQELLQIVGLNPYFINRYPHEFSGGQRQRIGIARALAINPQFIVCDEPISALDVSIQAQIVNLLEDLQAKFNLTYLFIAHDLSMVRHISNRVAVMYLGKIVELTERVELYRNPLHPYTQALLSAVPIPDPQAEQTRKRIILKGDVPSPANPPPGCYFSTRCPRVMDICRQVEPEFKSVGSDHFTACHLY, encoded by the coding sequence ATGAGTACGAACGGTTCAGTAAAGTCCGACGACTATATCCTGCGCGTGGATGGCCTGAAGATGCACTTCCCCATTACCCAGGGGATCATCTTTCAGAAACAGGTCGGCGCCATCAAGGCGGTTGACGGTTTGAACTTTAACATCAAGCGCGGGGAAACCCTGGGCCTGGTCGGCGAAAGCGGCTGCGGCAAGTCAACCACCGGACGCTCGATTTTGCAGCTCTACCGCCCCACGGCCGGCCATGTCTTCTTCGAAGACAAGGACCTGACTGCCCTCAAGGGTGAAGACCTGCGTCGCCAGCGCCGCCAAATGCAGATGATCTTCCAAGATCCCTATGCCTCGTTGAATCCACGTATGACCGTGGGCAGCATCGTGGGTGAACCGCTGGATGTACATAACGTTGGCGACAAGCAGAGCCGCCGCAACCGTGTGCAAGAACTGTTGCAGATCGTGGGCCTCAATCCGTATTTCATCAATCGCTATCCGCACGAGTTTTCGGGCGGCCAGCGCCAGCGCATCGGCATTGCCCGTGCCCTGGCCATCAACCCACAGTTCATCGTCTGTGACGAACCGATTTCCGCGTTGGACGTTTCGATTCAGGCGCAGATCGTCAATTTGTTGGAAGACCTGCAGGCCAAGTTCAACCTGACCTATCTGTTCATTGCCCATGACCTCTCGATGGTGCGCCACATCAGTAATCGGGTGGCCGTCATGTACCTGGGCAAGATTGTGGAACTGACCGAACGCGTCGAGTTGTATCGCAACCCGCTGCATCCATACACCCAGGCCCTTCTGTCGGCTGTGCCGATCCCGGACCCCCAGGCCGAGCAAACACGTAAACGCATCATTCTGAAGGGGGATGTGCCCAGCCCGGCTAACCCACCTCCGGGCTGCTACTTCTCCACCCGCTGTCCGCGGGTCATGGATATTTGTCGCCAGGTGGAGCCGGAGTTCAAGAGCGTCGGCAGCGACCATTTCACGGCCTGCCATCTCTACTAG
- a CDS encoding EamA family transporter: MQASSPVSAPAPPGLAERLAQRGISRRQFLKFCGAMAGALALPPRFAPRIASALAAAPRVAVVWLEFQDCAGNTESFLRASDPTVTEIVLKLLSVNYHETIMAPAGRMAEKSLMDTLHNSLQMPGQFIAVVEGAIPLKDGGVYCTVAGQTGALSRMGVGAIVMWGFLILSGRAGAALTLSGTQWIWVLLTSVLLSGYVWTWYRALQTAPATVVTSVLTIGAVLTVGLSIVLEGKPTTGLQVAGSALLISGCLLFLWRQLRALPRAEAAA, translated from the coding sequence ATGCAAGCTTCGTCGCCCGTCAGTGCGCCGGCCCCGCCAGGGCTGGCCGAACGCCTGGCGCAACGTGGTATCAGTCGGCGCCAGTTTCTCAAATTCTGCGGCGCCATGGCCGGGGCGTTGGCGTTGCCGCCCCGCTTCGCGCCACGCATCGCCAGCGCCCTGGCTGCAGCCCCCCGCGTCGCGGTCGTCTGGCTGGAATTTCAGGACTGCGCTGGCAACACCGAGTCCTTCCTGCGCGCCAGCGACCCCACCGTGACCGAAATCGTCCTGAAACTCCTGTCGGTCAACTACCACGAGACCATCATGGCGCCGGCCGGCCGTATGGCCGAGAAATCGCTCATGGACACCCTCCATAATAGCCTTCAGATGCCCGGACAATTCATCGCCGTGGTCGAAGGCGCCATCCCCCTGAAGGACGGCGGCGTCTACTGCACCGTGGCCGGGCAGACCGGCGCGCTCAGTCGTATGGGCGTGGGCGCGATCGTCATGTGGGGCTTCCTGATCCTCAGCGGCCGCGCGGGTGCGGCCCTCACGCTCAGCGGCACGCAATGGATATGGGTGCTCCTCACCTCCGTACTCCTCTCGGGCTATGTGTGGACATGGTATCGGGCGCTGCAAACCGCGCCGGCCACGGTCGTCACCAGTGTGTTGACCATCGGCGCCGTCCTCACGGTGGGCCTGAGCATCGTGCTCGAAGGCAAACCCACCACCGGCTTGCAGGTGGCCGGCTCCGCGCTGCTCATCAGCGGCTGTCTGCTGTTTCTCTGGCGACAACTGCGCGCCCTGCCCCGCGCCGAGGCCGCAGCGTGA
- a CDS encoding ABC transporter ATP-binding protein, with product MGVLLDVRGLRTQFFTKDGVVNAVNGISYSLNEGETLAIVGESGCGKSVGVMSLTRLIPSPPGKVVAGEVIFDGRDLLKLDPDELRQIRGNRIAMIFQDPMTSLNPVLTIGFQISETLILHLGMNKEQARKRSVELLELVGIPAAADRLDDYPHQFSGGMRQRVMIAMGLSCNPQLLIADEPTTALDVTIQAQIVDLVQSLKDKIGMAVIWITHDLGVVAGMAERVLVMYAGFIVEEAAVRELYHNPRHPYTLGLLGSLPRLDEDKPVRLKSIEGFPPDLIALPKGCPFAARCEYKIGKCEEDNPLLAPVGPGHKAACWVDVTTGGARS from the coding sequence ATGGGAGTCCTGCTTGATGTTCGTGGACTGCGCACTCAGTTCTTCACAAAAGATGGCGTAGTCAATGCTGTCAATGGCATCTCTTATTCACTCAATGAAGGGGAAACCCTGGCCATCGTCGGCGAAAGCGGCTGTGGCAAGAGCGTCGGCGTCATGTCGTTGACCCGGCTCATTCCCTCGCCGCCCGGTAAGGTTGTGGCTGGTGAGGTCATTTTTGATGGCCGTGACCTGTTGAAGCTGGATCCGGATGAGCTGAGGCAGATTCGCGGCAATCGCATCGCCATGATCTTTCAGGATCCGATGACCTCGCTCAACCCCGTGCTCACCATCGGCTTTCAGATCAGCGAGACGCTCATCCTGCACCTCGGCATGAACAAAGAGCAGGCGCGTAAGCGCAGCGTGGAGCTTTTGGAGCTGGTCGGTATTCCGGCCGCAGCCGATCGTCTCGACGACTACCCGCACCAGTTCTCGGGCGGCATGCGCCAGCGTGTGATGATCGCCATGGGCTTGTCGTGCAACCCGCAGTTGCTCATCGCTGATGAACCGACTACCGCCCTGGATGTGACGATTCAGGCCCAAATCGTTGACCTGGTGCAGAGCCTCAAAGATAAGATCGGCATGGCGGTCATTTGGATCACCCACGACTTGGGCGTGGTGGCCGGCATGGCTGAGCGCGTGCTCGTGATGTATGCCGGATTCATCGTCGAAGAGGCGGCTGTGCGTGAGCTGTACCACAACCCGCGCCACCCTTACACGTTGGGTCTGCTCGGGTCATTGCCCCGCCTGGACGAAGACAAGCCGGTGCGCCTGAAGTCTATCGAAGGTTTCCCACCAGACTTGATTGCGCTGCCAAAGGGGTGCCCGTTTGCGGCCCGCTGCGAATATAAGATTGGCAAATGCGAGGAAGATAACCCGCTGCTGGCGCCGGTTGGTCCGGGACACAAGGCGGCCTGCTGGGTAGACGTCACCACAGGAGGAGCGCGGTCATGA
- a CDS encoding HypC/HybG/HupF family hydrogenase formation chaperone has protein sequence MCLGLPGRIVTIEPNPLGMTMGAVDFAGNIQRICLAYLPEVQVGDYVLANIGFATARLSAAEAQEVTTFLCDLDDLNSEAESL, from the coding sequence ATGTGCCTCGGACTTCCAGGTCGCATCGTGACCATCGAGCCAAACCCGCTGGGCATGACCATGGGCGCGGTTGACTTTGCCGGCAACATTCAACGCATCTGCCTGGCCTACCTGCCTGAGGTGCAGGTGGGAGATTACGTGCTGGCAAACATCGGTTTCGCCACCGCACGCCTCAGCGCCGCCGAGGCGCAGGAGGTCACAACCTTCCTGTGCGATCTGGACGACCTAAATTCAGAGGCTGAGAGCTTGTAG
- a CDS encoding polyprenol monophosphomannose synthase, whose product MMSTNPRATVTPPATFVIIPTYNEANNLPAIVSALFALAIDNLHIVIVDDNSPDRTGDVAERLRRTHPRHLHVMHRPGKLGLGSAYRDGFRFALDQGADLIIQMDADFSHSPTYLTEFLRHIQTCDVVVGSRYVEGGRLDRNWSWWRHLLSWWANAIYARIILGLGVKDATAGFKCWRRATLEAILAYPIRSNGYVFQVEMAYLAQRLGFHTQEIPIYFEDRRAGRSKMSNRIKIEAAWRTWLLRWRYRQVRPLARPAPAPAQSPNGAPGRS is encoded by the coding sequence ATGATGAGCACCAACCCACGCGCTACCGTAACGCCGCCAGCCACGTTCGTGATCATCCCCACCTACAACGAGGCCAACAACCTGCCTGCCATCGTGAGCGCCCTCTTTGCGCTGGCGATTGACAACCTGCACATTGTCATTGTAGACGACAACTCCCCTGATCGCACCGGCGATGTGGCCGAACGCCTGCGCCGGACCCATCCGCGTCATCTGCACGTCATGCACCGGCCAGGCAAGCTGGGTCTCGGCTCGGCCTACCGCGACGGCTTTCGCTTTGCCCTCGACCAGGGCGCAGACCTCATCATCCAGATGGACGCCGATTTCTCTCACTCCCCGACCTACCTCACCGAATTCCTGCGCCACATCCAGACCTGTGATGTAGTCGTCGGCTCACGCTACGTCGAGGGCGGCCGTCTCGATCGCAACTGGAGTTGGTGGCGCCATCTGCTCAGTTGGTGGGCCAACGCCATCTACGCCAGGATCATCCTGGGGCTGGGCGTCAAGGACGCCACCGCAGGCTTCAAGTGCTGGCGCCGCGCCACCCTGGAGGCCATCCTGGCCTACCCCATCCGCAGCAACGGCTACGTCTTCCAGGTCGAAATGGCCTACCTGGCGCAGCGCCTCGGTTTTCACACCCAGGAAATCCCCATCTACTTCGAGGACCGCCGCGCCGGCCGCTCCAAGATGTCCAACCGGATCAAGATCGAAGCCGCCTGGCGCACCTGGCTCCTGCGCTGGCGCTACCGCCAGGTTCGTCCCCTGGCCCGCCCCGCGCCGGCTCCGGCGCAATCCCCCAATGGCGCGCCCGGACGTTCATGA
- the hypB gene encoding hydrogenase nickel incorporation protein HypB yields the protein MTTTITVAQPILSANDAVAAANRAAFDAAGVTVFNLMASPGAGKTSFILATASRLPAFSPYLRPGVIEGDLASRIDADRIAGQGIPVVQINTGGGCHLDAPMIQTALPALPLPDLDLLFIENVGNLVCPANFALGAHANIVIASAPEGHDKPYKYPGMFASATVVILNKADLLAVFDFELDYFGRGLQMVNPGVPLFVLSCRSGAGFEPWMQWLASAAAANRERK from the coding sequence ATGACAACAACCATCACGGTGGCACAGCCCATCCTCAGCGCCAACGACGCAGTTGCGGCCGCCAACCGCGCGGCCTTCGACGCGGCCGGGGTCACGGTCTTCAACCTGATGGCCTCACCAGGCGCGGGCAAAACCAGCTTCATCCTGGCAACCGCCAGCCGTCTGCCGGCATTCTCCCCCTACCTCCGGCCCGGCGTCATCGAAGGCGACCTGGCGTCGCGCATTGACGCCGATCGCATCGCGGGTCAGGGCATCCCCGTGGTGCAAATCAACACCGGCGGCGGCTGTCATCTGGATGCGCCGATGATCCAGACCGCGCTGCCGGCGCTGCCCCTGCCTGACCTTGATCTGCTCTTCATCGAGAATGTGGGCAACCTGGTTTGTCCGGCCAACTTCGCGCTCGGCGCCCATGCCAACATCGTCATTGCCAGCGCGCCCGAAGGGCACGACAAGCCATACAAATACCCCGGCATGTTCGCCAGCGCCACGGTCGTCATCCTCAACAAGGCCGATCTGCTGGCCGTCTTCGATTTCGAGCTGGACTACTTCGGCCGCGGCCTGCAGATGGTCAATCCGGGCGTGCCGTTGTTCGTGCTTTCCTGTCGTAGCGGCGCCGGCTTCGAGCCGTGGATGCAGTGGCTGGCGTCGGCTGCGGCCGCCAACCGGGAGAGGAAATAG